In a genomic window of Rhopalosiphum maidis isolate BTI-1 chromosome 4, ASM367621v3, whole genome shotgun sequence:
- the LOC113555685 gene encoding 116 kDa U5 small nuclear ribonucleoprotein component: protein MDSDLYDEFGNYIGPELESDEEEEEQPPSPEPEPQDIDMIEESEDGPEEPGMSVVLHEDKRYYPSAVEVYGPDVETLVQEEDELPLTVPLVAPVKQHNFQIKEQHLPNTTYNMEYLADLMDVAGLVRNVALVGHLHHGKTSLVDCLVRQTHPDLGQLNLDSADADLMRYTDTLMTERQRGVSIKATPVTLVLPDVNSKSYLMNIFDTPGHVNFSDEVTAALRICDGAVIFVDAAEGVMLNTERLIKHAIQEKIAITICVNKIDRLMLELKLPPQDAYYKIKHIIDEVNSLLSLHSQNDPSRIVSPVIGNVCFASAQYAVCFTLKSFAKLYANHYPNVKVDSFSKVLWGDVYFNPKTRKFSKKSPHNSAQRSFVEFILEPLYKLFAQVIGDVDTTLPDILDELGIKLTKREMNINIRPLLRLVCGRFLNDLSGFVDMCVNHIPSPAENAKNKIDTIYTGPQDTELAKDMLDCNPDGRLMVHSTKMYPTDDCTFFQVLARVMSGTLHAGQEVKVLGENYSLVDEEDSRVMTVGRLWVHEARYKVEVNRVPAGNWVLIEGIDQPIVKTATITDLITTDDLFIFRPLKFNTQSVIKIAVEPVNPSELPKMLDGLRKVNKSYPLLITRVEESGEHVILGTGELYLDCVMHDLRKMYSEIDIKVADPVVAFCETVVDTSSLKCFAETPNKRNKITMIAEPLEKGLAEDIENQVVDIAWDKKKIGEFFQSKYDWDLLAARSIWAFGPDTTGPNILVDDTLPSEVDKNILRSIKDSIVQGFQWGTREGPLCEEPIRNVKFKILDAVIAPEPLHRGGGQIIPTARRVAYSAFLMATPRLMEPYLYVEVQAPADCVSAVYTVLAKRRGHVTQDAPVPGSPLYTIKAFIPAIDSFGFETDLRTHTQGQAFCLSVFHHWQIVPGDPLDKSIVIKPLEPQPATHLAREFMVKTRRRKGLSEDVSINKFFDDPMLLELARQDVSLNYPM from the exons ATGGATTCTGATCTTTATGATGAGTTTGGTAATTACATTGGGCCAGAATTGGAATCTGATGAAGAGGAAGAAGAACAACCGCCGTCTCCTGAGCCAGAACCTCAGGACATTGAt ATGATTGAGGAGAGTGAAGATGGACCAGAAGAACCGGGTATGAGCGTTGTTTTACATGAAGATAAACGTTATTATCCGAGTGCTGTTGAAGTGTATGGGCCTGACGTGGAAACATTAGTTCAAGAAGAAGATGAATTACCATTGACAGTACCATTGGTTGCTCCTGTTAAACAGCATAATTTCCAAATCAAAGAACAACATTTGCCCAAcacaacatataatatgga GTATTTGGCAGATTTAATGGATGTTGCAGGCTTAGTACGAAATGTTGCATTGGTTGGACATCTTCACCATGGCAAAACCAGCTTAGTAGATTGCTTAGTTCGTCAAACCCATCCAGACTTGGgacaattaaatttagattcaGCAGATGCTGATTTGATGCGCTACACAGATACTTTAATGACTGAACGTCAAAGAGGTGTTAGTATTAAAGCAACTCCAGTAACATTAGTTTTACCTGATGTTAATTCTAAATCATActtaatgaacatttttgatACACctg GTCATGTTAATTTTTCTGATGAAGTAACAGCTGCCCTTAGAATTTGTGATGGAGCTGTAATATTTGTTGATGCTGCAGAGGGCGTTATGTTAAATACAGAACGTTTGATAAAACATGCTATACAA gaAAAAATCGCAATTACTATTTGTGTGAATAAAATTGACAGACTTATGTTGGAGCTTAAACTTCCTCCTCAAGAtgcatattacaaaattaaacatataattgatGAAGTAAATTCCCTGTTAag tttacaTTCGCAGAATGATCCATCACGCATTGTTTCACCAGTTATAGGAAATGTTTGTTTTGCATCAGCTCAATATGCTGTTTGTTTCACATTAAAGTCATTTGCTAAACTTTATGCAAATCATTATCCCAATGTTAAAGTTGACAgtttttcaaaagttttatGGGGTGATGTTTACTTTAATCCGAAAACTAGAAAATTCTCCAAAAAATCTCCTCATAACAGTGCACAAAGAAGTTTTGTTGAGTTCATATTAGaaccattatataaattatttgctcAAGTAATTGGTGATGTAGACACGACTCTCCCTGATATTTTGGATGAACTTGGAATTAAACTAACAAAACgtgaaatgaatattaatatacgacCACTATTACGCCTCGTTTGTGGACGTTTCTTAAATGATCTCAGTGGTTTTGTGGACATGTGTGTTAATCATATACCTTCACCAGCagaaaatgcaaaaaataaaatagatacaatttatacaggTCCTCAAGACACTGAACTAGCTAAGGACATGCTTGATTGCAATCCAGAT ggtCGTTTAATGGTGCATAGTACTAAAATGTATCCTACTGATGATTGTACCTTCTTCCAAGTATTAGCTCGAGTAATGAGTGGGACATTGCATGCTGGACAAGAAGTAAAAGTTTTAGGTGAAAACTATTCTTTGGTTGATGAAGAAGATTCTAGAGTAATGACAGTTGGAAGATTATGGGTACATGAAGCTAGATATAAAGTTGAAGTAAATAGAGTACCAGCTGGCAATTGGGTTCTAATTGAAGGCATTGACCAACCAATTGTTAAAACTGCAACAATAACAGATTTAATAACAACtgacgatttatttatattcagacCATTAAAATTCAACACTCAGTCTGTTATAAAGATTGcag TTGAACCTGTAAATCCATCTGAACTACCCAAAATGTTGGATGGTTTGAGAAAAGTCAACAAGTCTTATCCTCTACTTATTACTCGTGTTGAAGAATCTGGAGAACACGTTATACTTGGTACTGGTGAATTGTACTTAGATTGTGTAATGCACGATTTAAGAAAGATGTATTCAGAAATTG ATATAAAAGTGGCAGATCCAGTTGTTGCTTTTTGTGAAACTGTTGTTGATACATCATCATTAAAATGCTTTGCTGAAACTCCAAACAAACGTAATAAGATAACAATGATTGCAGAACCATTAGAAAAAGGCCTTGCTGAAGATATTGAAAACCAAGTGGTTGACATTGCATGGGACaa gaaaaaaattgGTGAATTTTTCCAATCTAAATATGATTGGGATTTACTTGCAGCTCGTTCCATATGGGCATTTGGTCCCGATACTACTGGCCCTAATATTCTTGTAGATGATACTCTACCATCTGAAgttgacaaaaatattcttagatCTATTAAGGATTCTATTGTTCaa GGTTTTCAATGGGGTACTAGAGAGGGACCATTATGTGAAGAACCAATtcgtaatgttaaatttaaaatattagatgcaGTCATTGCCCCTGAACCATTACATAGAGGAGGAG GACAAATTATTCCAACTGCTCGTAGAGTAGCTTACTCGGCATTTCTTATGGCAACACCTCGGTTGATGGAACCATATCTGTATGTTGAAGTCCAAGCTCCAGCAGATTGTGTTTCTGctgtatatactgtattagCTAAGAGAAGAGGACACGTAACACAAGATGCTCCTGTTCCAGGATCACCACTGTATACCATCAAAGCTTTTATTCCTGCGATTGATTCATTTGGTTTTGAAACTGATTTACGTACTCATACTCAAGGTCAAGCATTTTGTTTGTCTGTATTCCATCATTGGCAG
- the LOC113557387 gene encoding cellular tumor antigen p53-like isoform X1, with product MMDDTKFPDLSEMQNSNEEIFNFNTCKDSLTPSLLQQQFDGVYINQNDINEYYFSMENGRIVDLNLPQTPEEDRENHETCAAGSVKSSPTGIIPCQDEFGGSLNFEVLLDSSFQSYRQKWIYSVKLQKLFIDINKVLLLNFKCDFEKIANNTLLFVRAMPMYSSADYLKEPVDRCLQHLSPIDQFNKGITHLEHVIRCDNESTTYHIDEVSKRKSVVTLLSRPEHESDSTRLSYRFVCKTSCISGMQRRPIIVIFTLEDYTGQVLGRRVLPVKICSCPKRDMVREEEDTHLKKNTVFRRTKRCISQEINHHKNHHHHHSEHEIPPAKIIKLESSTSAENITENTYTLPINYTTKIKEHYKIILENIYSVISGASSLHNITDTQPLLKDLKSRLDNLK from the exons ATG atGGATGATACAAAATTTCCTGACCTATCAGAAATGCAGAACTCTAAtgaagaaatttttaattttaatac ttgtaaAGACAGCTTAACACCATCACTATTACAGCAACAGTTTGATGGGGTCTACATAAATCAAAATGATATCAatgagtattatttttcaatggaAAATGGGAGGATTGTAGATTTGAATCTTCCGCAAACG CCGGAAGAAGACCGAGAAAATCATGAAACATGTGCTGCTGGTTCTGTAAAATCATCACCAACTGGTATTATTCCGTGTCAGGATGAATTTGGCGGTAGTCTTAATTTTGAAGTGTTGTTAGATTCCAGTTTCCAATCATACCGTCAAAAATGGatt TATTCAGTGAAACTACAGAAACTTttcattgatataaataaggtacttctgttaaattttaaatgtgattTTGAGAAGATTGCcaataatacactattatttGTACGCGCTATGCCTATGTATAGTTCAGCggattatttaaaagaacCTGTTGATCGTTGTTTACAACATTTATCACCTATAGATCAGTTTAACAAAG gtATTACTCATTTAGAACATGTTATACGTTGTGATAATGAAAGTACTACCTATCATATAGATGAAGTTAGTAAGCGTAAAAGCGTGGTTACACTTTTATCTAGACCAGAACATGAGTCAGATAGCACTAGATTATCCTATAGATTTGTATGCAAGACTTCTTGTATAAGCGGAATGCAACGTCGtcctataattgtaatattcacATTAGAAGATTACac tgGCCAAGTGCTTGGCCGGCGTGTACTTCCAGTAAAAATTTGTTCTTGTCCTAAAAGAGATATGGTACGCGAAGAAGAAGatactcatttaaaaaaaaatactgtttttcGTCGAACCAAGAGGTGCATTTCACAAGAAATTAATCATCATAAGAATCATCACCATCATCATAGTGAACATGAAATTCCACCAGctaagattattaaattagagtCTTCAACATCGGCAGAAAATATAACTGAAAATACATACACATTACCG ataaattatacaaccAAAATAAAGgagcattataaaataatattagaaaatatatactctGTAATTAGTGGTGCGTCATCtcttcataatattacagatACACAACCATTACTTAAAGACTTGAAATCTAGGTTGGACAACCTAAAATGA
- the LOC113557387 gene encoding cellular tumor antigen p53-like isoform X2, which yields MDDTKFPDLSEMQNSNEEIFNFNTCKDSLTPSLLQQQFDGVYINQNDINEYYFSMENGRIVDLNLPQTPEEDRENHETCAAGSVKSSPTGIIPCQDEFGGSLNFEVLLDSSFQSYRQKWIYSVKLQKLFIDINKVLLLNFKCDFEKIANNTLLFVRAMPMYSSADYLKEPVDRCLQHLSPIDQFNKGITHLEHVIRCDNESTTYHIDEVSKRKSVVTLLSRPEHESDSTRLSYRFVCKTSCISGMQRRPIIVIFTLEDYTGQVLGRRVLPVKICSCPKRDMVREEEDTHLKKNTVFRRTKRCISQEINHHKNHHHHHSEHEIPPAKIIKLESSTSAENITENTYTLPINYTTKIKEHYKIILENIYSVISGASSLHNITDTQPLLKDLKSRLDNLK from the exons atGGATGATACAAAATTTCCTGACCTATCAGAAATGCAGAACTCTAAtgaagaaatttttaattttaatac ttgtaaAGACAGCTTAACACCATCACTATTACAGCAACAGTTTGATGGGGTCTACATAAATCAAAATGATATCAatgagtattatttttcaatggaAAATGGGAGGATTGTAGATTTGAATCTTCCGCAAACG CCGGAAGAAGACCGAGAAAATCATGAAACATGTGCTGCTGGTTCTGTAAAATCATCACCAACTGGTATTATTCCGTGTCAGGATGAATTTGGCGGTAGTCTTAATTTTGAAGTGTTGTTAGATTCCAGTTTCCAATCATACCGTCAAAAATGGatt TATTCAGTGAAACTACAGAAACTTttcattgatataaataaggtacttctgttaaattttaaatgtgattTTGAGAAGATTGCcaataatacactattatttGTACGCGCTATGCCTATGTATAGTTCAGCggattatttaaaagaacCTGTTGATCGTTGTTTACAACATTTATCACCTATAGATCAGTTTAACAAAG gtATTACTCATTTAGAACATGTTATACGTTGTGATAATGAAAGTACTACCTATCATATAGATGAAGTTAGTAAGCGTAAAAGCGTGGTTACACTTTTATCTAGACCAGAACATGAGTCAGATAGCACTAGATTATCCTATAGATTTGTATGCAAGACTTCTTGTATAAGCGGAATGCAACGTCGtcctataattgtaatattcacATTAGAAGATTACac tgGCCAAGTGCTTGGCCGGCGTGTACTTCCAGTAAAAATTTGTTCTTGTCCTAAAAGAGATATGGTACGCGAAGAAGAAGatactcatttaaaaaaaaatactgtttttcGTCGAACCAAGAGGTGCATTTCACAAGAAATTAATCATCATAAGAATCATCACCATCATCATAGTGAACATGAAATTCCACCAGctaagattattaaattagagtCTTCAACATCGGCAGAAAATATAACTGAAAATACATACACATTACCG ataaattatacaaccAAAATAAAGgagcattataaaataatattagaaaatatatactctGTAATTAGTGGTGCGTCATCtcttcataatattacagatACACAACCATTACTTAAAGACTTGAAATCTAGGTTGGACAACCTAAAATGA
- the LOC113557387 gene encoding cellular tumor antigen p53-like isoform X3, producing MENGRIVDLNLPQTPEEDRENHETCAAGSVKSSPTGIIPCQDEFGGSLNFEVLLDSSFQSYRQKWIYSVKLQKLFIDINKVLLLNFKCDFEKIANNTLLFVRAMPMYSSADYLKEPVDRCLQHLSPIDQFNKGITHLEHVIRCDNESTTYHIDEVSKRKSVVTLLSRPEHESDSTRLSYRFVCKTSCISGMQRRPIIVIFTLEDYTGQVLGRRVLPVKICSCPKRDMVREEEDTHLKKNTVFRRTKRCISQEINHHKNHHHHHSEHEIPPAKIIKLESSTSAENITENTYTLPINYTTKIKEHYKIILENIYSVISGASSLHNITDTQPLLKDLKSRLDNLK from the exons atggaAAATGGGAGGATTGTAGATTTGAATCTTCCGCAAACG CCGGAAGAAGACCGAGAAAATCATGAAACATGTGCTGCTGGTTCTGTAAAATCATCACCAACTGGTATTATTCCGTGTCAGGATGAATTTGGCGGTAGTCTTAATTTTGAAGTGTTGTTAGATTCCAGTTTCCAATCATACCGTCAAAAATGGatt TATTCAGTGAAACTACAGAAACTTttcattgatataaataaggtacttctgttaaattttaaatgtgattTTGAGAAGATTGCcaataatacactattatttGTACGCGCTATGCCTATGTATAGTTCAGCggattatttaaaagaacCTGTTGATCGTTGTTTACAACATTTATCACCTATAGATCAGTTTAACAAAG gtATTACTCATTTAGAACATGTTATACGTTGTGATAATGAAAGTACTACCTATCATATAGATGAAGTTAGTAAGCGTAAAAGCGTGGTTACACTTTTATCTAGACCAGAACATGAGTCAGATAGCACTAGATTATCCTATAGATTTGTATGCAAGACTTCTTGTATAAGCGGAATGCAACGTCGtcctataattgtaatattcacATTAGAAGATTACac tgGCCAAGTGCTTGGCCGGCGTGTACTTCCAGTAAAAATTTGTTCTTGTCCTAAAAGAGATATGGTACGCGAAGAAGAAGatactcatttaaaaaaaaatactgtttttcGTCGAACCAAGAGGTGCATTTCACAAGAAATTAATCATCATAAGAATCATCACCATCATCATAGTGAACATGAAATTCCACCAGctaagattattaaattagagtCTTCAACATCGGCAGAAAATATAACTGAAAATACATACACATTACCG ataaattatacaaccAAAATAAAGgagcattataaaataatattagaaaatatatactctGTAATTAGTGGTGCGTCATCtcttcataatattacagatACACAACCATTACTTAAAGACTTGAAATCTAGGTTGGACAACCTAAAATGA
- the LOC113556962 gene encoding 39S ribosomal protein L3, mitochondrial has translation MSKIMKRTVFDIPASLRITFSGPTAYQVRTAHNVRAPRIKYPLWYLQRERAKDDQQLTGDNRSFIKEAVHDKFGMPAVIHGISTYDVRSPLNEDSIECANVEWNPNFQRTGLIARKLGNYPMWLNNGKSVLTTLLQVIDNHVIKYIPPGEFDPPRKPYTCPNHKKQLGCLLVGAESADPQYFTKQYCGLFYREGMMPKKYLGRFMVSPEAALQPGTPLLASHFRPGDFIDVRGKTIDRGFQGVMKRHGFHGMPATHGVTKSHRRGGNVGHGGEKGRIFPGTKMPGHMGNRYRLHKGAEILRINHKYNVIWVKGVASPGETNSIVYLYDTILPLRKHKSPPPFPTAKVVDDDQLIDSYKENLYKFTDQTITFEEDK, from the coding sequence ATGTCGAAAATCATGAAACGTACCGTTTTTGATATTCCAGCGTCGTTGCGCATCACGTTCAGCGGACCGACGGCGTATCAAGTGCGCACCGCACACAACGTCCGGGCGCCGCGTATCAAATATCCGTTATGGTATTTGCAACGGGAGCGGGCGAAAGACGACCAACAGCTTACCGGAGACAACCGGTCCTTCATCAAGGAGGCCGTGCACGACAAGTTCGGCATGCCGGCGGTCATTCACGGTATATCTACGTACGACGTGCGGTCCCCGTTGAACGAAGATTCCATCGAGTGCGCGAACGTCGAATGGAATCCCAATTTCCAACGCACCGGACTCATTGCTCGCAAGCTGGGAAACTATCCGATGTGGTTGAACAACGGTAAGAGCGTGCTCACTACCCTTCTGCAAGTCATTGACAACCATGTAATCAAATACATCCCGCCCGGCGAATTCGATCCGCCGAGAAAACCTTATACGTGCCCTAACCACAAGAAACAACTAGGTTGTCTGTTGGTGGGCGCCGAGAGCGCCGATCCCCAATATTTTACGAAACAATATTGTGGATTATTTTATAGGGAGGGTATGATGCCAAAAAAATACCTCGGCAGGTTCATGGTTTCTCCGGAAGCTGCTCTACAACCTGGTACGCCACTCTTGGCTTCTCACTTTCGGCCAGGAGATTTTATCGATGTACGTGGAAAAACCATTGATCGAGGATTTCAAGGTGTGATGAAACGGCATGGTTTTCACGGTATGCCTGCTACCCATGGTGTAACCAAATCTCATCGTCGAGGTGGTAATGTTGGCCACGGCGGCGAAAAAGGTAGAATATTTCCCGGAACAAAAATGCCCGGACATATGGGTAATAGATACAGATTACACAAGGGAGCTGAAATTTTAAGAATCAACCACAAATATAATGTCATATGGGTAAAAGGAGTAGCATCACCGGGAGAAACAAATTCAATAGTTTATTTGTACGATACTATACTACCATTAAGAAAGCACAAGTCACCACCACCATTTCCAACAGCCAAAGTTGTAGATGATGATCAGTTAATAGATTcatataaagaaaatttatacaaattcacTGACCAAACTATAACATTTGAAGAagacaaataa